One Chionomys nivalis chromosome 23 unlocalized genomic scaffold, mChiNiv1.1 SUPER_23_unloc_1, whole genome shotgun sequence genomic window carries:
- the Fuz gene encoding protein fuzzy homolog isoform X1: MGDEGPGSTVHLLCLAASSGVPLFCRSSGGGAPSRQQLPFSVIGSLNGVHMFGQNLDVQLNSARTEGTTVVWKSFHDSITLILLSSEEGTSELRLERTLHMVFGAMVLIVGLEELTNIRNVERLKKELRASYCLIDSFLGNAALIGDLTQCVDCAIPPEGSLMQETLLGFAEATGTAFVSLLVSGRVVAATESWWRLGMPEAVLLPWLVASLPPQAARDYPVYLPHGSPKVPHRLLTLTLLRGLELCLLCGPRPPLGQLDPQLLERWWQPLLEPLRACLPLGPRALPEGFLLHSDILGLLLLHLELRRCLFTVEPSPDKEPSPEQRRRLLRNFYTLVATTHFPPEPGPAEKEEDAAHPAQRPRACYLVLGPGMGWQLVALQLGLRLLLLMLSPQSPTHGLRNLATHTLQALSPFL; encoded by the exons ATGGGGGATGAGGGACCGGGAAGCACGGTTCACCTGCTGTGCCTCGCGGCCTCCAGCGGGGTCCCCCTGTTCTGCAGGAGCAGCGGCGGCGGCGCCCCCTCCCGTCAACAG CTTCCCTTCTCTGTCATCGGCTCCCTCAATGGAGTCCACATGTTCGGGCAGAATCTGGACGTGCAGCTGAACTCTGCAAGAACGGAAGGCACAACTGTGGTGTGGAAGAGCTTCCATGACAG CATCACCCTCATCCTTCTGTCATCTGAGGAGGGCACCTCCGAGCTGAGGCTAGAAAGAACGCTCCACATGGTGTTTGGGGCCATG GTTCTCATTGTGGGACTTGAGGAGCTGACCAACATCCGGAACGTAGAGAGACTGAAGAAAGAACTGAGG GCCAGCTACTGCCTCATTGACAGCTTCCTGGGGAACGCGGCGCTCATTGGGGACCTGACCCAGTGTGTGGACTGTGCCATTCCTCCCGAGGGCTCCCTCATGCAG GAAACCCTCTTAGGGTTCGCAGAGGCCACTGGCACGGCCTTTGTCAGTCTGCTGGTATCAGGCCGAGTGGTGGCAGCGACCGAGAGCTGGTGGCGCCTGGGCATGCCGGAAGCCGTGCTGCTCCCCTGGCTGGTGGCGTCCCTGCCACCTCAGGCTGCTCGCGACTACCCGGTGTACCTGCCGCACGGGAGCCCCAAG GTCCCCCATAGGTTGTTGACCTTAACGCTGCTGAGGGGTCTGGAGCTATGTCTGCTGTGTGGGCCGCGCCCGCCCCTGGGCCAGCTGGATCCACAG CTGTTGGAACGCTGGTGGCAGCCGCTGCTGGAGCCCCTCCGGGCCTGCCTGCCACTGGGCCCTAGGGCGCTACCTGAAGGGTTCCTGCTGCACAGTGACATCCTTGG CCTGCTGTTGCTCCACTTGGAACTGAGACGCTGCCTCTTCACTGTGGAACCTTCACCAGATAAAG AGCCTTCCCCTGAGCAGCGCCGGCGCCTCCTTCGCAACTTCTATACTCTGGTGGCTACCACACACTTCCCACCAG aaCCAGGGCctgcagagaaagaagaggatgCAGCCCACCCAGCCCAAAGGCCCAGAGCTTGCTACCTTGTGCTAGGGCCAGGCATGGGGTGGCAGCTGGTGGCTCTGCAGCTAGGGCTGCGGCTGCTACTGTTGATGCTGTCTCCTCAGAGCCCCACCCATGGGCTGCGAAACCTTGCCACCCACACTCTACAAGCCCTTAGCCCGTTCCTTTGA
- the Fuz gene encoding protein fuzzy homolog isoform X3: MGDEGPGSTVHLLCLAASSGVPLFCRSSGGGAPSRQQLPFSVIGSLNGVHMFGQNLDVQLNSARTEGTTVVWKSFHDSITLILLSSEEGTSELRLERTLHMVFGAMVLIVGLEELTNIRNVERLKKELRASYCLIDSFLGNAALIGDLTQCVDCAIPPEGSLMQETLLGFAEATGTAFVSLLVSGRVVAATESWWRLGMPEAVLLPWLVASLPPQAARDYPVYLPHGSPKVPHRLLTLTLLRGLELCLLCGPRPPLGQLDPQLLERWWQPLLEPLRACLPLGPRALPEGFLLHSDILGAFPQPAVAPLGTETLPLHCGTFTR; this comes from the exons ATGGGGGATGAGGGACCGGGAAGCACGGTTCACCTGCTGTGCCTCGCGGCCTCCAGCGGGGTCCCCCTGTTCTGCAGGAGCAGCGGCGGCGGCGCCCCCTCCCGTCAACAG CTTCCCTTCTCTGTCATCGGCTCCCTCAATGGAGTCCACATGTTCGGGCAGAATCTGGACGTGCAGCTGAACTCTGCAAGAACGGAAGGCACAACTGTGGTGTGGAAGAGCTTCCATGACAG CATCACCCTCATCCTTCTGTCATCTGAGGAGGGCACCTCCGAGCTGAGGCTAGAAAGAACGCTCCACATGGTGTTTGGGGCCATG GTTCTCATTGTGGGACTTGAGGAGCTGACCAACATCCGGAACGTAGAGAGACTGAAGAAAGAACTGAGG GCCAGCTACTGCCTCATTGACAGCTTCCTGGGGAACGCGGCGCTCATTGGGGACCTGACCCAGTGTGTGGACTGTGCCATTCCTCCCGAGGGCTCCCTCATGCAG GAAACCCTCTTAGGGTTCGCAGAGGCCACTGGCACGGCCTTTGTCAGTCTGCTGGTATCAGGCCGAGTGGTGGCAGCGACCGAGAGCTGGTGGCGCCTGGGCATGCCGGAAGCCGTGCTGCTCCCCTGGCTGGTGGCGTCCCTGCCACCTCAGGCTGCTCGCGACTACCCGGTGTACCTGCCGCACGGGAGCCCCAAG GTCCCCCATAGGTTGTTGACCTTAACGCTGCTGAGGGGTCTGGAGCTATGTCTGCTGTGTGGGCCGCGCCCGCCCCTGGGCCAGCTGGATCCACAG CTGTTGGAACGCTGGTGGCAGCCGCTGCTGGAGCCCCTCCGGGCCTGCCTGCCACTGGGCCCTAGGGCGCTACCTGAAGGGTTCCTGCTGCACAGTGACATCCTTGG CGCCTTTCCCCAGCCTGCTGTTGCTCCACTTGGAACTGAGACGCTGCCTCTTCACTGTGGAACCTTCACCAGATAA
- the Fuz gene encoding protein fuzzy homolog isoform X2: protein MRDREARFTCCASRPPAGSPCSAGAAAAAPPPVNSITLILLSSEEGTSELRLERTLHMVFGAMVLIVGLEELTNIRNVERLKKELRASYCLIDSFLGNAALIGDLTQCVDCAIPPEGSLMQETLLGFAEATGTAFVSLLVSGRVVAATESWWRLGMPEAVLLPWLVASLPPQAARDYPVYLPHGSPKVPHRLLTLTLLRGLELCLLCGPRPPLGQLDPQLLERWWQPLLEPLRACLPLGPRALPEGFLLHSDILGLLLLHLELRRCLFTVEPSPDKEPSPEQRRRLLRNFYTLVATTHFPPEPGPAEKEEDAAHPAQRPRACYLVLGPGMGWQLVALQLGLRLLLLMLSPQSPTHGLRNLATHTLQALSPFL from the exons ATGAGGGACCGGGAAGCACGGTTCACCTGCTGTGCCTCGCGGCCTCCAGCGGGGTCCCCCTGTTCTGCAGGAGCAGCGGCGGCGGCGCCCCCTCCCGTCAACAG CATCACCCTCATCCTTCTGTCATCTGAGGAGGGCACCTCCGAGCTGAGGCTAGAAAGAACGCTCCACATGGTGTTTGGGGCCATG GTTCTCATTGTGGGACTTGAGGAGCTGACCAACATCCGGAACGTAGAGAGACTGAAGAAAGAACTGAGG GCCAGCTACTGCCTCATTGACAGCTTCCTGGGGAACGCGGCGCTCATTGGGGACCTGACCCAGTGTGTGGACTGTGCCATTCCTCCCGAGGGCTCCCTCATGCAG GAAACCCTCTTAGGGTTCGCAGAGGCCACTGGCACGGCCTTTGTCAGTCTGCTGGTATCAGGCCGAGTGGTGGCAGCGACCGAGAGCTGGTGGCGCCTGGGCATGCCGGAAGCCGTGCTGCTCCCCTGGCTGGTGGCGTCCCTGCCACCTCAGGCTGCTCGCGACTACCCGGTGTACCTGCCGCACGGGAGCCCCAAG GTCCCCCATAGGTTGTTGACCTTAACGCTGCTGAGGGGTCTGGAGCTATGTCTGCTGTGTGGGCCGCGCCCGCCCCTGGGCCAGCTGGATCCACAG CTGTTGGAACGCTGGTGGCAGCCGCTGCTGGAGCCCCTCCGGGCCTGCCTGCCACTGGGCCCTAGGGCGCTACCTGAAGGGTTCCTGCTGCACAGTGACATCCTTGG CCTGCTGTTGCTCCACTTGGAACTGAGACGCTGCCTCTTCACTGTGGAACCTTCACCAGATAAAG AGCCTTCCCCTGAGCAGCGCCGGCGCCTCCTTCGCAACTTCTATACTCTGGTGGCTACCACACACTTCCCACCAG aaCCAGGGCctgcagagaaagaagaggatgCAGCCCACCCAGCCCAAAGGCCCAGAGCTTGCTACCTTGTGCTAGGGCCAGGCATGGGGTGGCAGCTGGTGGCTCTGCAGCTAGGGCTGCGGCTGCTACTGTTGATGCTGTCTCCTCAGAGCCCCACCCATGGGCTGCGAAACCTTGCCACCCACACTCTACAAGCCCTTAGCCCGTTCCTTTGA